In the genome of Vanessa cardui chromosome 11, ilVanCard2.1, whole genome shotgun sequence, the window taaaaaaacaaataatacatcCTTATctcttacattttataaaatattaaatttatctattacaTCAAACTTCATATTATAGTGaaattatcttaaattaaatcttaatacaAACTATtacaatagtatttattttaaaattcattcctGGTAGTCAATTAAAATAACTGGACATctctaacaaaatatatatctatgtcttaaaacattttaaataacatttttctatTACATCAATCTCCATATTATAGTCAAACTAAATAATATCACAATACATAAAATCAGtgtaaaatactttaatcaaataaattgctTATTACTATACTTAAAGTAAACTTTTGGAAGGAAACGTTTTTGGtgaaatataagttttttttcttactaattacataaaaaacaatgCGACAATATTGGTCTAATGCATCTTTTAAAATAAGTGTAACTTGGTAACGTGTAAAGTATACCTTTCAGTTCTTAgatgaaatcaaattatacttttcaTTTACAGTGTACGTAATCAAAAGGGCCGGATTTGGAGAATTTCAACACTATGGCCATACAATCACACAATagatacatattacatatatacacaatatgttccaaacattctcctcaatagaggaggcctcagcccagcagcgggaaatttacagactgcttTTGTTATTTGGAGgcatagataaaaataaagatggaatggatattttacatacattacacaGTAATATAAGAATGGTATAAAAGATGTATAAAGAGTAAAAagaatttcatttgtatttaattattcaaataatcgactaaaaaaagaattaaattaagaagTTTTTGTAGGGAATTACATTAGAAATTTTGTTGTCCCGTGACTTTCAGACCTCTAAATCGTATATTTAAGTCCGTACGTTTAATCGTTTCAATACAAAGATAAAAGCTTTAATTCTTCCTTTCATGTAAAATAGTTCAGCAGAAGTGTCAAAACAATTATCATCaatcaataacaaaaacaattaatcgGTGATCATAAATTTCCCAATAATTCTATtagactataattattataaatcacgacacaaatattgatattgatttatCAAAAATAGTTAGTAGAAATTCGGCTTAAATGTGTGTTCAAATTAAGCTGTATTATAAATTACGATAAAACTGGAGCTTTACACTCTTAGGCATACATTTGAGACTTTTGGTGATTGAAATATATAgttgataattttattggtCTATGGTATGTGCTTGAGGACTTCCGCTGGTGGCGTACTAATGCCCTCTTCCTCCATGTTGTTCGCTATGCTGACCACGTCTGCATCAGGGTGTGTGTTGACTCTTTTATGATTTTTCATTCGTTTCACTTCCCCCATCTTCTTACTAAGTAATCGCCtgaaaattgttacaatttttatattgtaatgcaCGTATAGGAaaacaaagtattttatatatttacttacataattacatattaaagaaaatgaaaaacttTAAAACTGATATGgctctaataaaaaaaacggcGAAAGAAAATGTAACGTAATCCacattttgatgtatttaaatgaaaacttacTGCTGTCGCCAGTCAATAAGAACTCCTAAAACGAAAACTACAACTATAGCGATGAGTATGACAATGGTAACTCCAAGAATAGTGGCCACGGTTAGAGTCGGGACTTCTTCGGCTATCATCGATATGCTGGGTTCTTCCGTCGGTTTGAACAGATCTAAAATGGAAAAAAGTAAATGATGAGGAAACTTATGTTTGTAGAGCAAttcttattcattttaattgttgGTCTGGGTGCATTTAATTTGCACCATTAGGTGCATATCTATATTGGAATATTccccaatataataaaaataaacaccaaTCTTTTTTGTTCCGGTATGCAGGTGGGCTTtgaaatgggccacctgatggtaagtgatattGGCACCGCAATTAATTTCAATCATTCAACACCAATTAGTGCACCACCAACTTAAGGAACTGAAATGTTAATGTGCCAATAGTTAAACTGGCACACTCGTCCTTTCAAGTAGAGCTATTTGggggtataatatctgatgatttgCTGGTACCTACCCACTCGACTAGCACAAATCCCaaccaacaaataaaaatatctttaacatTATTCTTATATAACAGATACCTTACCGTTACCTTCTGTCCAACTCGAACTTTTGATTTCATCCATTTTGTTGTAATATTGCTACAAGTGTTGATAAATAACCATCAATCGCATAAAGTAACTCAAGTCTCCCTTCGTCTTCGTACACCTCGATCTGAAGTAAAAAAGGAGTAGATTAGAACAAATACATACTTAGTAAcatataataagtttaaaataagcctttttt includes:
- the LOC124533709 gene encoding uncharacterized protein LOC124533709 isoform X1, which produces MDEIKSSSWTEGNDLFKPTEEPSISMIAEEVPTLTVATILGVTIVILIAIVVVFVLGVLIDWRQQRLLSKKMGEVKRMKNHKRVNTHPDADVVSIANNMEEEGISTPPAEVLKHIP
- the LOC124533709 gene encoding uncharacterized protein LOC124533709 isoform X2; amino-acid sequence: MDEIKSSSWTEDLFKPTEEPSISMIAEEVPTLTVATILGVTIVILIAIVVVFVLGVLIDWRQQRLLSKKMGEVKRMKNHKRVNTHPDADVVSIANNMEEEGISTPPAEVLKHIP